The following proteins are co-located in the Pedobacter frigiditerrae genome:
- a CDS encoding SRPBCC family protein, with protein MESNSVSLHRVIKANPEKVFKAFADPTAHSTWLPPYGFVCTIQEMDFKVGGKFKMTFINFGTGNGHSFGGTYLDIKANEFIKYTDKFDDPNLPGEITTTIWLKKVLCGTELKVLQEGIPAVIPAEMCYLGWQESLEKLIKLVEPDIPDA; from the coding sequence ATGGAAAGTAATTCAGTTTCTTTACACAGGGTAATCAAGGCGAACCCTGAAAAAGTATTTAAAGCATTTGCAGATCCCACAGCTCATTCAACTTGGTTGCCACCTTATGGCTTTGTATGTACCATACAGGAAATGGATTTTAAAGTAGGTGGCAAATTTAAGATGACCTTTATTAATTTTGGTACAGGAAATGGGCATTCTTTCGGTGGAACTTATCTTGATATTAAAGCTAACGAATTCATCAAATACACGGACAAATTTGATGATCCTAATTTACCGGGAGAAATAACAACCACAATATGGCTGAAGAAGGTTTTATGTGGTACCGAACTTAAAGTGTTACAAGAAGGAATTCCTGCGGTTATACCTGCTGAAATGTGCTATTTAGGTTGGCAAGAATCCTTAGAGAAATTAATAAAATTGGTAGAACCTGATATTCCAGATGCTTAA
- a CDS encoding SRPBCC family protein, whose product MAQSIKVTVEATVNAPVEKVWKAWNTPSDIIKWNTPDPSWHTPSSENDLRVGGKFKNRMEAKDGSFGFDFEGVYDSVILNQEITYTMGDGRQATTLFTEEGGKTHLATTFDTETQNDPEFQKQGWQFILNNFVKYVESTNS is encoded by the coding sequence ATGGCACAATCGATAAAAGTTACAGTAGAAGCAACAGTAAATGCTCCTGTAGAAAAAGTATGGAAAGCGTGGAATACACCAAGCGATATCATCAAATGGAATACTCCTGACCCAAGCTGGCATACACCAAGCAGTGAAAACGACCTGCGTGTAGGTGGTAAATTCAAAAATAGGATGGAAGCTAAAGATGGAAGTTTCGGTTTCGATTTTGAGGGAGTTTACGACAGTGTAATATTAAATCAAGAAATAACTTATACCATGGGCGATGGCAGACAGGCGACTACCTTGTTTACTGAAGAAGGTGGTAAAACGCATTTGGCAACCACTTTTGATACGGAGACGCAAAATGACCCTGAATTTCAGAAACAAGGATGGCAATTCATCTTAAACAACTTTGTAAAATATGTTGAATCAACCAATTCATAA
- a CDS encoding RagB/SusD family nutrient uptake outer membrane protein has protein sequence MTKKILIALLGFATLTVTYSCSKLEEKVLDEASVVGLSNKQQAEGIIAPVYAKLEDVFLHTNYFALQEISTDEAILPYRGGTDWGDNGIYMQLHQHANISSDANVRNTWNNIVTGISRSVTAINSLPSNPDPSSKLFLAEARGMRAYYNLLMLDLFGLVFVKEDASETSKILRGEAAIGYIKSELLAIEPIVENTTGPGRLTKGAVWGLLARLHMNAAVYRDVYATSFTFKNEDMDAAIDYCNKIISSGQYNLATDYFSLFNDNNHTNKELIFAVDQRADLNGHNRMAYFSISGDQFPLPAYTGSNGTDGPGITPDFYRTWVNAYAPLDPAGTDPRFYKQNLPQVTSCVDAASFNMNRGILRGQQYGLKRVTTNGVVSFVKCPDGKMQVDKLFYDTRSRPTLAVDFTEQVDFTIAGSNYNTGYRVLKYEFSKTSVSGRNFGEHDIVILRLADIYLMRAEAKLRKGDATALADVNFVRASRTAATPAPPLPAITLDLLFRERGFEFYWEMVRRTDMIRFGKYEGTWTEKSNTDVRKRLFPIPQTAIDGASNLPGYLVQNASY, from the coding sequence ATGACAAAGAAAATATTAATAGCGTTACTGGGTTTTGCAACTTTAACAGTAACCTATAGTTGTTCAAAACTAGAAGAAAAAGTACTGGATGAAGCTTCGGTTGTAGGCCTATCAAACAAGCAACAAGCGGAAGGAATTATTGCCCCTGTGTATGCGAAATTAGAAGATGTCTTTCTTCATACCAATTATTTTGCTTTACAAGAAATCTCCACAGATGAAGCAATTTTACCTTATCGTGGAGGTACTGATTGGGGTGACAATGGAATTTATATGCAATTGCACCAACACGCAAACATTAGTTCTGATGCGAACGTAAGAAATACCTGGAACAATATTGTAACTGGAATTTCGAGGAGTGTGACTGCAATTAATTCTTTGCCTAGCAATCCAGACCCTAGCTCTAAATTGTTTTTGGCAGAAGCTAGAGGTATGAGAGCTTATTACAATTTATTGATGTTAGACCTTTTCGGATTAGTATTCGTTAAGGAGGATGCGAGTGAAACTTCAAAAATTTTAAGGGGTGAAGCAGCCATTGGTTATATCAAATCAGAATTGTTGGCCATTGAACCAATTGTAGAGAACACTACAGGTCCGGGCCGTTTGACTAAAGGTGCTGTTTGGGGTTTGTTGGCTCGCTTGCACATGAATGCTGCAGTTTATAGAGATGTTTATGCCACTTCGTTTACCTTTAAAAATGAAGATATGGATGCAGCGATAGATTATTGCAACAAGATCATTAGCTCTGGTCAGTATAATTTAGCAACTGATTATTTCTCTTTGTTTAATGATAATAACCATACGAACAAGGAATTGATTTTTGCAGTTGATCAGCGTGCTGATTTAAATGGTCATAACCGTATGGCATATTTCTCTATTTCTGGCGATCAATTTCCATTGCCAGCCTATACGGGTTCAAATGGAACGGATGGGCCAGGTATTACGCCAGATTTTTACCGCACTTGGGTAAATGCCTATGCACCATTAGATCCAGCTGGGACTGACCCACGTTTTTATAAACAAAACTTGCCACAGGTTACCAGTTGCGTTGATGCTGCTTCTTTCAATATGAATCGTGGTATACTTAGAGGTCAACAATATGGATTGAAGAGAGTTACTACTAATGGTGTTGTTTCATTTGTTAAGTGCCCTGATGGAAAAATGCAGGTGGATAAATTATTCTATGATACACGTAGTAGACCTACCTTGGCAGTTGACTTTACAGAGCAAGTAGATTTTACAATTGCTGGAAGTAATTACAATACAGGTTATAGGGTGTTAAAATATGAGTTCAGTAAAACATCTGTAAGTGGTAGAAACTTTGGTGAGCATGATATTGTGATTTTGCGCTTGGCGGATATTTATTTGATGCGTGCTGAGGCAAAATTAAGAAAAGGTGATGCAACAGCATTGGCTGATGTAAACTTTGTAAGAGCTTCAAGAACTGCTGCTACTCCTGCGCCACCACTTCCTGCGATCACGCTTGATTTGTTGTTCCGCGAAAGAGGATTTGAATTTTATTGGGAGATGGTTAGACGTACAGATATGATTCGTTTTGGTAAATACGAAGGTACTTGGACAGAAAAATCAAATACTGATGTAAGAAAAAGACTTTTCCCTATTCCGCAAACTGCGATTGATGGAGCTTCTAACTTACCAGGCTATTTAGTACAGAATGCAAGTTATTAA
- a CDS encoding GlxA family transcriptional regulator, producing MQISVFVPEYGVIEAVTPAFRTFNTANEFLATFGKKPIFKVEYVGLTEYVPANNGEYVIKTDRLLKDVAETDLLIIPPVFGDTLKGIKGNAEAIPYFKKLHEQGSSLASLCIGAFLLAETGLLNGKKCSTHWAHINEFRERYPDIEVEDGAIITEHGNIYSSGGASSLWNLILYLLEKFSDRETAIMVSKYFALDIGRDSQSQFAIFKGQRNHGDSDIQKVQDYIEKHYSDKITIDTLAKVINSGRRTFERRFKEATNNTPLEYIQRVRIEAAKTFFEASRKNVTEIMFDVGYTDTKAFREIFKKLTGLTPIEYRNKFARLSNEV from the coding sequence ATGCAAATTTCTGTCTTTGTACCCGAATATGGGGTAATTGAAGCCGTTACGCCGGCCTTCAGAACCTTTAATACCGCCAATGAGTTTCTAGCTACATTTGGTAAAAAGCCCATTTTTAAGGTCGAATATGTTGGCTTAACAGAATATGTACCAGCCAACAATGGCGAATATGTTATAAAAACTGATCGCTTGCTCAAAGATGTAGCCGAAACAGACCTATTGATTATACCCCCAGTATTTGGCGATACCCTAAAAGGGATAAAAGGTAATGCTGAAGCCATCCCTTATTTTAAAAAGTTGCATGAGCAAGGCTCAAGTTTAGCCAGTTTATGTATTGGTGCTTTTCTTTTAGCGGAAACAGGCTTGCTGAATGGCAAAAAGTGCTCTACACATTGGGCTCACATTAATGAGTTTAGGGAAAGATACCCTGATATTGAAGTAGAAGATGGAGCGATTATTACAGAACACGGCAATATTTACAGCAGTGGCGGCGCAAGTAGTTTATGGAACTTAATCTTATACTTGCTAGAAAAGTTTTCAGATAGAGAAACGGCCATTATGGTTTCAAAATACTTTGCATTGGATATCGGTAGAGATAGTCAATCTCAGTTCGCCATTTTCAAAGGACAAAGGAATCATGGCGATAGTGATATTCAGAAAGTACAAGATTATATTGAAAAACATTATTCCGATAAGATAACTATAGATACTTTAGCGAAAGTAATTAATTCTGGTCGCAGAACTTTTGAAAGAAGATTTAAGGAAGCTACCAATAACACTCCCCTTGAATATATCCAAAGAGTAAGAATTGAAGCGGCTAAAACTTTTTTCGAAGCATCGAGAAAAAACGTTACAGAGATTATGTTTGATGTAGGCTACACCGACACCAAAGCCTTTAGGGAAATATTTAAAAAATTGACTGGCCTTACACCAATAGAGTACAGGAATAAGTTTGCAAGGTTATCGAATGAGGTTTAA
- a CDS encoding sodium:solute symporter family transporter, producing the protein MNHLQTADYIVFFIYFIAISAYGYYIYHKKKSKDISSKDFFLAEGSLTWWAIGASLIASNISAEHFIGMSGSGFALGLAIASYEWMAAATLIIVAIFIIPVYLKNKIFTMPQFLATRYNDKVSTVMAVFWLLVYVFVNLTSIIYLGALAISSISNISFEWCIVGLSIFSMIVTLGGMKVIGYTDVIQVLVLIIGGLVTTYLALTLLSNEYGFGDDIFAGLSVLRKEAPTHFHMIFKSSDQYYDKLPGISVLIGGMLINNLAYWGCNQYIVQRALGADLNTARKGILFAAFLKLLVPVIAVLPGIVMFVLHNKGLFQAEMSSEGVLKPDHAYPTLMNLLPPGLKGVAFAALTAAIVASLAGKANSISTIFSLDIYKKFFNKEASDRKMVNVGRWAVAISMTIAAIVTPALKSLDQAYQFIQEYVGFISPGVLAIFLLGFFWKRTTAAAAMTGALITIPLSTVLKFLPVWTNGAFPDLPFFNRMEIDFVVIVLLMVGISLLKPQTLANEKAIEVDTKMFKFSTSFAIGSILIMGILTALYTVFW; encoded by the coding sequence ATGAACCATTTGCAAACCGCAGACTACATTGTCTTTTTCATTTATTTTATTGCCATATCCGCTTATGGTTATTACATCTATCACAAAAAGAAGTCGAAAGATATCAGTTCCAAAGACTTTTTTTTAGCCGAAGGATCACTTACCTGGTGGGCAATTGGGGCTTCCTTAATAGCTTCAAATATTTCAGCAGAACACTTTATCGGGATGTCTGGTTCTGGTTTTGCCTTAGGTTTAGCCATTGCGTCATACGAATGGATGGCAGCGGCTACACTGATCATCGTTGCTATTTTTATTATTCCGGTTTACCTGAAGAATAAGATTTTTACGATGCCGCAGTTCCTTGCTACGCGATATAACGACAAGGTAAGTACCGTGATGGCCGTTTTTTGGCTATTGGTATATGTATTCGTAAACCTAACTTCTATCATTTATCTGGGTGCTTTGGCCATTTCTTCTATCTCTAACATCAGTTTTGAGTGGTGCATTGTTGGCCTCAGTATTTTCTCTATGATCGTAACCCTAGGCGGGATGAAAGTGATTGGCTATACAGATGTTATTCAAGTTTTGGTATTGATTATTGGTGGATTGGTAACTACTTACCTAGCACTTACATTACTCTCTAATGAATACGGTTTCGGCGATGATATTTTTGCTGGACTTTCTGTGTTACGTAAAGAAGCGCCAACTCATTTCCATATGATCTTTAAATCTTCTGATCAATATTATGATAAATTACCAGGGATATCGGTATTGATTGGGGGAATGCTGATTAATAACTTGGCTTACTGGGGCTGTAATCAATACATCGTACAACGTGCTTTGGGAGCAGATTTAAATACAGCACGTAAAGGAATTTTATTCGCTGCATTTTTAAAGTTGTTGGTGCCAGTTATTGCAGTGCTACCTGGAATTGTGATGTTTGTATTGCACAACAAAGGTTTGTTCCAAGCGGAAATGTCGAGCGAAGGTGTATTAAAGCCCGATCACGCTTACCCAACCTTAATGAACTTATTGCCTCCGGGATTAAAGGGTGTTGCTTTTGCTGCACTTACTGCTGCCATTGTAGCATCATTAGCAGGTAAGGCAAATAGTATTTCTACTATTTTCTCATTGGATATCTATAAGAAATTCTTTAACAAAGAGGCTTCAGATCGTAAAATGGTTAATGTTGGTCGCTGGGCAGTAGCTATCTCGATGACCATTGCTGCTATTGTTACTCCCGCTTTAAAATCATTAGATCAGGCTTATCAATTTATTCAGGAGTACGTAGGCTTCATTTCACCAGGGGTATTGGCTATTTTCTTGTTAGGTTTCTTTTGGAAACGTACAACTGCTGCAGCAGCAATGACAGGAGCGTTGATTACCATTCCGCTTTCTACGGTGTTAAAGTTTTTACCAGTGTGGACAAATGGCGCATTCCCAGATTTGCCTTTCTTTAACCGAATGGAAATAGACTTTGTGGTGATTGTATTGTTGATGGTTGGTATCAGTTTACTGAAACCACAGACTTTGGCCAATGAGAAAGCCATTGAAGTGGATACCAAGATGTTCAAGTTCAGCACTAGTTTTGCTATTGGCTCTATTTTAATTATGGGGATTCTTACTGCTTTGTATACTGTTTTTTGGTAA
- a CDS encoding SWIM zinc finger family protein, whose translation MTDLQYHYNGVSTYTKVKGVNSLVLAHQTEIETVNNIPCFFWGSLTEPYITAKCWSTIAKVVRSSFGPIPPSLRDPIVSAGTERIRFEGFSSCNGVYVRLDMKPESIDGEFIANGTTNVDFNDPMLNALNSIQKNEKVTLAVGHRELQVITSKTTIKEKKVTLPMRWIKGLTSVQLYLANMNLKFELNKVQTIQLFQSLPKGNVKSDFFITKRTGKFMFSTLATTDGVRIGGIHRLRLLEGILAIVDKIYVYVSPDQESCAIVCEFGKMQLLMAFSPDAYRGFSGEGKALENMTENLPLEWVYGLNSLLKSNETFDPTLLSIENDIDFGTMEQLTSSLSSIGLLGYDLTAGNHFYRQLPFKTDRILSLNPRLKNAKKLVDNADVRILKNAENHVEANVKGSGVLHKVVINNEDQRCTCDWFTAYQGKRGICKHILAVKMLT comes from the coding sequence ATGACAGATCTACAATATCATTATAACGGTGTGTCCACTTACACTAAAGTAAAGGGAGTTAATAGCTTAGTTTTGGCTCACCAGACAGAAATTGAAACTGTAAACAACATACCTTGTTTCTTTTGGGGCAGCCTTACAGAACCCTATATTACCGCAAAATGCTGGAGCACCATTGCAAAAGTAGTAAGGTCAAGTTTTGGCCCAATACCACCTAGTCTTCGGGACCCGATTGTTTCTGCAGGAACAGAGAGGATTAGGTTTGAGGGGTTCTCTTCATGTAATGGTGTTTATGTAAGGTTAGATATGAAACCTGAGTCAATTGATGGAGAGTTTATTGCCAATGGTACAACCAATGTAGATTTTAATGACCCTATGTTAAATGCATTAAACTCCATTCAGAAAAACGAAAAGGTAACCCTTGCTGTTGGTCATCGTGAATTACAAGTCATCACTTCTAAAACAACAATAAAGGAGAAAAAGGTAACCTTGCCCATGCGTTGGATTAAAGGATTAACCAGCGTACAGTTATACCTAGCAAATATGAATCTTAAGTTTGAACTGAATAAGGTACAGACTATACAACTTTTCCAATCCTTGCCCAAAGGAAATGTAAAGAGTGATTTTTTCATTACCAAAAGAACGGGTAAATTTATGTTCTCTACCCTGGCAACAACGGATGGTGTTCGCATAGGCGGGATTCATAGACTCCGATTGTTAGAGGGAATTTTAGCCATAGTAGATAAAATATATGTATATGTATCTCCCGATCAGGAAAGTTGCGCTATCGTATGTGAATTTGGAAAGATGCAATTGTTGATGGCATTTTCACCTGATGCATACCGCGGTTTTTCAGGTGAAGGGAAAGCATTGGAAAACATGACAGAAAATCTTCCCCTAGAGTGGGTTTACGGATTAAACAGCTTGTTAAAATCCAATGAAACATTTGACCCTACCTTGTTATCCATTGAAAATGACATTGATTTTGGCACGATGGAACAGCTTACTTCAAGTTTATCTTCAATAGGTTTGCTTGGTTACGATCTAACCGCTGGAAATCACTTTTACCGACAATTACCTTTCAAAACAGATCGAATTTTAAGTTTAAACCCTAGGCTAAAAAATGCAAAAAAACTTGTTGACAATGCAGATGTTCGAATTCTTAAAAATGCGGAAAACCATGTGGAAGCAAATGTTAAAGGTAGCGGCGTACTGCACAAAGTAGTAATCAATAATGAAGATCAAAGATGTACTTGCGATTGGTTTACCGCCTATCAGGGAAAACGAGGAATATGTAAACATATACTGGCCGTAAAGATGTTAACCTAA
- a CDS encoding DoxX family protein codes for MKKNKIIFWVATVIIVLWEGVMPLGTLLFSPEYVTFGTRPLGYPDYFAYALTICKALGSLAIVLPQTPSRLKEWAYAGLTFSLIFAFISHACVDKNVVYMLLPIIVLAILMVSYIFNRKLNFNNNGK; via the coding sequence ATGAAAAAGAATAAAATCATCTTTTGGGTGGCCACAGTCATTATTGTACTTTGGGAAGGAGTTATGCCACTTGGCACCCTGCTATTTTCACCCGAATATGTAACATTTGGAACAAGACCTCTTGGTTATCCAGATTACTTTGCTTATGCACTAACCATCTGTAAAGCATTGGGCTCATTAGCAATTGTATTACCTCAAACACCAAGTAGGTTAAAAGAATGGGCATACGCCGGATTAACTTTTAGCTTGATCTTTGCATTCATCAGTCACGCATGCGTAGATAAAAACGTGGTCTATATGTTACTGCCAATTATAGTTTTGGCTATACTTATGGTTTCCTATATCTTCAATCGTAAACTAAATTTTAATAACAATGGAAAGTAA
- a CDS encoding DUF6493 family protein — translation MKKHLKYIDDTSNKFWQIEVVNTAYTVTYGKNGTNGVSQTKTFADHTECLKAAEKLLNEKIKKGYSESGNVIKIQTSKVSNVAAKDIDKILKDYDSIIKARALSKLLPFLKENSTGNIEVLKKHIKKSRKFWMTFIDFKDEPTFRRDGASWGTRGDEKQKQIITASAVAIFNKTDIISWDEAFDLFGNVTDPLILEIIKWANPSWIAEYLLEHTKKNEWRRFNYPTLRLLENEQLIVHHPELFAICIAGFNEHFGKQKTRDFIRNITNDPLAYERDIPELFNYETDLHNHHFRDDKDEPYNAYNTWEIIFNTLLQVSKINRNYFIEQVLLIQTKDWNSNLRSFFRKRLSDIQPTPEELIVYQESLFSCLHNAMPPVINFAVEQIKNIHEHPKFDANSFLDWIEPVMMSADNKAAIKNGLLILEKLNKQYPKLNKKITNLIADVFVVPDMNLQERATKTLLKIASIKDKNLQEKLAGYAPLMQGNISSSLSDFLSKEVTNSSTNEAESYFFKSQEEKVLTTPIEPPKNWNDILYLFGKFIASDDVAHSEILVNAFIMQTNLFPIDYSAQLQPYKKQLENKYFNNVFKAYVSVFLEQKIENYNTAYRVKISQYHKIKTLLLGKEMLEAADDRMRRQLKAPLLSFPTHYPHWVAPKVLIERLITRQQYNETLNRLDLSIAISRMPRENIDEAIPLLDQLTGEIKEVMAFCLGITRNVSIKSSSLFNKLFTKISGPSPDDLSHVWAIAARTYYPDEIFKEFEQTHLKDLDFAVAPFKPKPTIKEQWNEYMNYTTKKKERTPSWYELNFDLSAYKLAPSHYLFAQDLYGSKKSWDYQLNEGDVYYWNSVMPQHNDALCYFLLRGSCMNANGGSLELKGFLNVINAAGFQFSEISMLVFACSFFQEKKEIRIMAAEVLINLIEKRSIDINMLAVKIAYLSSNKYGVFSRLIESLATLKDVSAVHNSAFLQLMEYTFNYLDIQDKLPTNFKRLVEHYVDLLYRTNQKPSLKTITFFEKYKDSASLKSLTKQILK, via the coding sequence ATGAAGAAACATCTTAAATACATTGACGACACTTCAAATAAATTCTGGCAGATTGAAGTAGTTAATACAGCCTATACAGTTACCTATGGCAAAAATGGCACCAATGGTGTTTCACAGACTAAAACATTTGCAGATCATACCGAATGCCTGAAAGCAGCAGAGAAATTATTAAATGAAAAAATTAAAAAAGGGTATTCAGAAAGTGGAAATGTAATCAAAATCCAAACATCAAAGGTTAGCAATGTTGCCGCAAAAGACATTGATAAAATCTTGAAGGATTATGATTCCATTATCAAAGCTAGAGCACTTTCTAAATTATTACCGTTTCTAAAAGAAAATTCGACCGGCAATATCGAAGTGTTAAAAAAACACATCAAAAAGAGTAGAAAATTTTGGATGACGTTTATTGATTTCAAAGATGAACCAACATTTAGAAGAGATGGCGCCAGTTGGGGTACTCGTGGAGATGAAAAACAAAAACAAATTATCACGGCAAGTGCAGTAGCAATATTCAACAAAACGGATATCATATCTTGGGACGAAGCTTTTGATCTATTTGGCAATGTAACGGATCCATTAATTCTAGAAATTATTAAATGGGCCAACCCATCTTGGATTGCTGAATACCTACTTGAACATACCAAAAAAAATGAATGGAGGCGATTTAACTACCCAACATTACGTCTATTGGAGAATGAGCAATTGATCGTCCATCATCCAGAACTATTTGCAATATGTATAGCAGGTTTCAATGAACATTTTGGCAAACAAAAAACCAGAGATTTTATCCGCAATATAACAAATGATCCTTTAGCCTATGAACGAGATATTCCTGAACTTTTCAACTACGAAACCGATCTTCATAATCACCATTTCAGAGATGATAAAGATGAACCGTACAATGCTTATAATACTTGGGAGATTATTTTTAACACCTTGCTACAGGTTTCCAAAATCAATAGAAATTATTTTATAGAACAAGTTCTACTAATTCAGACCAAGGATTGGAATAGCAATCTAAGGTCATTTTTCCGAAAAAGACTTTCAGACATACAACCAACCCCAGAAGAGCTCATTGTTTACCAAGAGAGCCTTTTTTCTTGTTTACATAATGCTATGCCACCTGTCATCAATTTTGCGGTGGAGCAGATAAAGAATATTCACGAACATCCAAAATTTGATGCCAATTCATTTCTTGATTGGATAGAGCCTGTAATGATGAGTGCCGACAATAAAGCTGCTATTAAAAATGGACTTCTGATTTTAGAGAAATTAAATAAACAATATCCAAAACTCAACAAAAAGATCACTAATCTAATTGCCGATGTATTTGTTGTCCCAGATATGAATCTTCAGGAAAGAGCAACTAAGACACTTTTGAAAATAGCATCTATAAAGGATAAAAACTTACAAGAAAAACTAGCTGGTTACGCTCCATTAATGCAAGGAAATATCTCTTCTAGCTTAAGTGACTTTTTAAGTAAGGAAGTGACAAATAGTTCTACTAATGAAGCAGAATCCTATTTTTTCAAGTCGCAGGAAGAAAAAGTACTAACCACTCCGATCGAACCCCCAAAAAACTGGAACGACATCCTTTATTTATTCGGTAAATTTATTGCATCAGATGATGTAGCACACTCGGAGATATTAGTGAATGCTTTTATAATGCAAACCAATCTATTTCCTATCGATTACTCCGCCCAGCTTCAACCTTATAAAAAGCAATTGGAGAACAAATACTTCAATAACGTATTTAAGGCCTATGTTTCGGTTTTTCTTGAGCAAAAAATAGAGAATTATAACACGGCATATAGGGTAAAAATTAGCCAGTACCACAAAATTAAAACCTTATTATTAGGTAAAGAAATGCTAGAAGCGGCAGATGATCGAATGCGACGTCAGTTAAAGGCGCCCCTGCTTTCCTTTCCTACACACTATCCCCATTGGGTAGCACCTAAGGTTTTAATAGAAAGACTCATTACCCGTCAACAATATAATGAAACGCTAAATAGATTAGACCTCAGCATCGCCATTAGTAGAATGCCTCGTGAAAATATAGATGAAGCCATTCCATTACTAGATCAATTAACAGGAGAAATAAAAGAAGTAATGGCATTTTGCTTAGGTATAACGAGAAATGTTTCAATAAAATCTTCTTCCTTGTTCAATAAGTTATTTACAAAAATTAGCGGCCCCTCACCTGATGATCTGAGTCATGTGTGGGCAATAGCTGCTAGAACTTATTATCCTGATGAAATTTTTAAGGAGTTTGAACAGACCCATCTTAAAGATTTAGATTTCGCTGTTGCACCATTCAAACCTAAACCTACAATAAAAGAACAATGGAATGAATATATGAATTATACGACCAAGAAAAAAGAAAGAACACCCTCTTGGTACGAACTTAATTTTGACCTTTCAGCCTACAAACTCGCTCCTTCTCACTATTTATTTGCACAAGACCTTTATGGTTCAAAAAAGTCATGGGACTATCAGTTAAACGAAGGTGACGTTTATTACTGGAACAGTGTTATGCCACAGCATAACGATGCATTATGCTATTTTTTACTTCGCGGATCATGCATGAATGCTAATGGGGGAAGCTTAGAGCTAAAGGGCTTTCTGAATGTAATCAATGCAGCTGGTTTCCAGTTCTCAGAAATTTCCATGTTGGTTTTTGCTTGCTCATTCTTCCAAGAGAAGAAAGAGATCAGGATAATGGCAGCAGAAGTACTGATCAATTTAATTGAAAAGAGATCAATTGACATAAATATGCTGGCCGTAAAAATAGCATACCTCTCATCAAATAAATACGGAGTTTTTTCAAGGTTAATCGAAAGCCTTGCTACATTAAAAGACGTTTCTGCAGTTCACAATTCAGCATTTTTGCAATTAATGGAATACACTTTTAACTATCTAGATATACAGGACAAACTACCGACTAATTTTAAAAGATTGGTTGAGCACTATGTCGACTTACTTTACCGAACAAATCAAAAGCCTTCTTTAAAGACAATTACTTTTTTTGAAAAATATAAGGACAGTGCCTCACTTAAATCCCTGACCAAACAAATCTTAAAATAG